The following is a genomic window from Pseudomonas sp. FP2335.
ATGATGAGCGCAGTTTAAAAAACAATGACCAGTGCATTTCACTATATAAATGCCTATATTTGGCGACAATTCTCGGCAAAAACCCTTTTCACAGAGGCAGATCCCCTATGCGTACCAATACCCAGACCAAGCGGGAGCTGGACAAGATCGACCGCAACATCCTGCGAATCCTGCAAACCGACGGGCGGATTTCGTTCACGGAGCTGGGAGAAAAAGTCGGGCTGTCGACCACGCCGTGCACCGAGCGCGTGCGCCGGTTGGAGCGCGAAGGGATCATCATGGGCTACAACGCGCGGCTCAACCCTCAGCATTTGAAGGGGAGTTTGCTGGTATTTGTCGAGATCAGCCTCGATTACAAGTCAGGCGACACCTTTGAGGAATTCCGCCGCGCCGTACTGAAACTGCCCCATGTGCTGGAGTGCCACCTGGTGTCGGGTGACTTCGACTACCTGGTGAAGGCGCGGATTTCCGAGATGGCCTCGTACCGCAAATTGCTTGGCGACATCCTGCTCAAGCTGCCCCATGTGCGGGAGTCCAAGAGCTATATCGTGATGGAAGAAGTGAAAGAGAGCCTGAACCTGCCGATTCCCGATTAACTGGCACCCTGCTCCCACACTTTGACCGAGTACACCTGTCAGACCAATACCTGCCGGGTGCTCGCCATATAGTCGTGGATCTGCTTTTCCACCCGCGGGTGGATCAGCTCCACCGGCCGTCTCCCATTCGGGCACGGCAAGGTCTTAGTGGTGCCGAACAGCCGACAGATCAGTGGCCGCTCGTCGTACACCGTGCAACCGCTGGGGCCCAGGTGCACACAGTTCAGCTCGTCCATGGCAGCGTCCTGCTCGGCCGCAGTCTTGCGCGGCAGACGGGACATTTCTTCAGGCGAAGTGGTCACCGGCCCACAGCAGTCGTGGCAGCCGGGGACGCACTCGAACGAAGGAATCTGTCGGCGCAGTGCGCTGATCTTTTGGTTGTTGCAACTCATCGAAACACGTACCGAACGGCGAATAGGCGTGGATTCTGCCGCAAAAGCCCGCGGTGAGACAGCTTCGTCCGACCGCTGTATCCTGCGTCAAATTTTCCAAACAGGGATGCTCCCATGACCGCCAGCGCCCGGCACACCGCTTCCTACTATGCCGCCACCAGCGTGCCGCAACCCGATTACCCGGTACTGACCGGCGAAATGACGGCCGACGTGTGCGTGGTCGGCGGTGGCTTTTCCGGGCTGAACACCGCCCTGGAGCTGGCCGAACGCGGCTTCAGCGTGGTGCTGCTGGAAGCCCGCAAAATCGCCTGGGGCGCCAGCGGGCGCAATGGCGGCCAATTGATTCGCGGCGTCGGCCATGGCCTCGAGCAGTTCACCCCAGTGATCGGCAGCGACGGCGTGCGCCAGATGAAGCTGATGGGCCTGGAAGCTGTGGAGATCGTGCGCGAGCGCGTCGAACGCTTCCAGATCCCCTGCGACCTGACCTGGGGCTACTGCGACCTCGCCAACAAACCCCGCGACCTGCAAGGCCTGGCCGAAGACGCCGAAGAGTTGCGCAGCCTGGGCTATCGCCACGAAGTACGCCTACTGCAAGCCAGCCAGATGAGCAGCGTGATCGGCTCGGACCGTTACGTAGGCGGCATGATCGACATGGGCTCCGGCCACCTGCACCCACTCAACCTCGCGTTGGGCGAAGCCGCCGCCGCGCAGCGACTGGGCGTGCAGTTGTTTGAGCAATCCGCCGTCACGCGCATCGACTACGGCCCCGAGATCAACGTGCACACCACCCAGGGCAACGTGCGCGCCAAGACCCTGGTGCTGGCCTGCAACGCCTACCTGAACGGCTTGAACCCGCAGTTGAGCGGCAAAGTGCTGCCTGCCGGCAGCTACATCATCGCCACCGAACCGTTGAGCGAAGCCCAGGCAGCCAGCCTGCTGCCACAGAACATGGCCGTATGTGACCAGCGGGTGACAGTGGACTACTTCCGCTTGTCCGCCGACCGACGCCTGCTGTTCGGTGGCGCCTGCCACTACTCCGGCCGCGATCCGCAGGACATCGGCGCCTATATGCGGCCGAAAATGCTCAAGGTGTTCCCGCAATTGGCCGACGTGAAGATCGATTACCAGTGGGGCGGCATGATTGGCATCGGCGCCAACCGCCTGCCGCAGATCGGCCGGCTGCCCGACCAACCCAATGTGTATTACGCCCAGGCCTACGCCGGCCATGGCCTCAACGCCACGCACCTGGCGGGCAAGCTACTGGCCGAGGCCATCAGCGGCCAGCAGCAGGGCCGCTTCGATCTGTTCGCCCAGGTGCCGCACATCACCTTCCCCGGCGGCAAGCATTTGCGCTCGCCACTGTTGGCGCTAGGGATGCTCTGGCACCGCCTCAAAGAGCTGATGTGATCACTTGCGCCAGAACGGTTTCACCCCTTCCTGGCGCGCCTGTTCTGCGCTGAGGCCGATGTCCCTGAGCTGTTCGGCGGTCATGTCCAGCAAGGCCTTGCGCGTATGGCTGCGGTGCCAGAACAGACTCCAGCGGCTGTTGGCCGGCGCCGACAGCGTGCGTCCCTGCTCCGCTTCCAGTTCCTGACTGTGTAACGCCAACCGCACATCGCTCATGCCGCTCATTGTGTCGCCCCTCATTTACCTGTTGCCATGAGTGACTAGGATGGGCGCGCGAGCAAAACCATTACAGATCCAATCAATTTTTATTAAATCCATACAGACACTGCCTATGGGCGGCTGAATCCTGTATTTTCCCTGTATCTGTACTGGTCCCCTGGGAGCGACCACCATGACCCTATACGTCAACCTCGCCGATTTGCTGGGCACGCGCATCGAACAAGGCTTCTACCGTCCCGGCGATCGCTTGCCTTCCGTACGCGCCTTGAGCGTGGAACACGGGGTCAGCTTGAGCACCGTGCAACAGGCCTATCGCTTGCTGGAAGATAATGGCCTGGCGATGCCCAAGCCCAAATCCGGCTACTTTGTGCCGGTCGGCCGCGAGTTGCCGGCCCTGCCTGAAGTCGGCCGCCCGGCCCAGCGCCCGGTGGACATTTCCCAGTGGGACCAGGTGCTGGAGCTGATTCGCGCCGTCCCGCGCAAAGACGTCATACAGATGGGCCGCGGCATGCCGGATGTGCTGTCACCGACCCTCAAGCCCCTGCTGCGCAGCCTCGCTCGCGTGAGCCGCCGCCAGGATCTGCCGGGGCTGTATTACGACAACATCATGGGCTGTATGGAATTGCGCGAACAGATCGCTCGGCTGTCATTGGATTCCGGCTGCCAACTGAACGCCGAAGACATTGTGGTCACCACCGGTTGCCATGAGGCGCTGTCTGCGAGCATCCGCGCCATTTGTGAACCTGGGGATATTGTCGCGGTGGATTCACCCAGCTTTCACGGTGCCATGCAGACCCTCAAGGGCCTGGGCATGAAGGCCCTGGAAATCCCCACCGACCCCATCACCGGCATCAGCCTGGAAGCCCTGGAACTGGCCCTGGAACAATGGCCGATCAAGGTCATCCAACTGACCCCCAACTGCAACAACCCGCTGGGCTACATCATGCCGGAAGCGCGCAAACGCGCCCTGCTGACCCTGGCCCAGCGCTTTGACGTGGCGATCATCGAAGACGATGTGTATGGCGAATTGGCCTACAGCTACCCGCGCCCGCGCACGATCAAATCCTTCGACGAAGACGGCCGCGTACTGCTCTGCAGTTCGTTCTCCAAAACCCTGGCGCCCGGCCTGCGCATCGGTTGGGTAGCACCGGGGCGTTACCTGGAACGGGTGCTGCACATGAAATACATCAGCACCGGCTCGACTGCGACCCAACCGCAGATTGCGATCGCAGAATTTCTGAAAAACGGCCACTTCGAACCGCATTTGCGGCGGATGCGCACTCAATACCAGCGCAATCGCGACCTGATGCTCGATTGGGTCAGCCGCTACTTTCCCGCGGGCACACGAGCCAGCCGCCCTCAGGGCAGCTTTATGCTGTGGGTCGAGTTGCCGGATGGCTTTGATACCTTGAAGCTCAACCGGATCTTGCTGGAACAAGGCGTACAGGTGGCGGTAGGCAGCATCTTCTCGGCCTCGGGCAAATACCGGAACTGCCTGCGCATGAACTACGGCGCCAAGCCGAGCCCGCAGATCGAAGAGGCCGTGCGCAAGGTCGGTGCTGCCGCGATCAAACTGCTGAACGAGGAAATGCACTGACCTTTCCCGAGAAATAGCCGTCAGATGTCGACAACCGCCCTGATCTGGAAGCGACTCCCTTGATGATGCAACGGCTATTCCCGTTTTTCCTGTTGGGAGCCCTGGCCCTCGGCGGCTGTGCCACCGTGAACGCACCGCGCGTCCCCAGCGATGCGCTGCCCGCCGCCCAGTCGTCGTTCGGCCGCTCGATCCAGGCCCAGGCCGCGCCTTACCAGGGCCGCTCCGGGTTTCGCCTGCTGCCCAACAGCAGCGAGGCGTTCATGGCCCGCGCCGAACTGATCCGCAACGCCCAGACCAGCCTCGACTTGCAGTACTACATCGTCCACGACGGTATCAGCACGCGCATGCTCGTGGACGAACTGCTCAAGGCCGCCGACCGCGGTGTGCGTGTGCGCATCCTGCTGGACGACACCACCAGCGACGGCCTCGACCAGATCATCGCCACCCTCGCCGCCCACCCCAAGATCGAAATCCGCCTGTTCAACCCGTTGCATCTGGGCCGCAGCACCGGCGTGACGCGGGCCATGGGTCGTCTGTTCAATCTGTCTTTGCAGCACCGGCGCATGCACAACAAGTTGTGGCTGGCCGACAACAGCGCAGCCATCGTCGGCGGGCGCAATCTGGGCGATGAGTATTTCGACGCCGAGCCCAACCTGAATTTCACCGACATCGACATGCTCAGCCTGGGCCCGGTGGCCGAGCAGCTCGGCCACAGCTTCGACCAGTACTGGAACAGTGCCCTGAGCAAGCCGATTGACGACTTTGTCTCCAACACGCCATCCAAAGGCGACTTGGCGACCGCACGCGCGCGCCTGCAAGACTCGCTGGCCGAATCACGCCAGCAGCATTACGCCCTGTACAACCGGCTGCGCACCTATCAGACCCAACCGCGCATGGACACCTGGCGCCGCGAGTTGATCTGGGCCTGGAACCAGGCGCTGTGGGATGCGCCGAGCAAGGTGCTGGCCACGGCCGAACCGGACCCGCACTTGCTGCTCACCACCCAACTCGCGCCGGAGCTGGCAGGGGTCAATCACGAGCTGATCATGATCTCGGCGTACTTCGTGCCCGGCCAGCCGGGGCTGGTGTACCTGACCGGGCGCGCCGACGCAGGCGTGTCCGTGAGCCTGCTGACCAACGCCCTGGAGGCCACCGACGTACCGGCCGTGCACGGCGGCTACGCGCCGTATCGCAAGGCCCTGCTGGAACACGGGGTAAAACTCTACGAACTGCGCCGCCAACCGGGCGATGGCAGCGGCAGCGGCCCCCACCTGTTTCGGCGTGGCACCTTTCGCGGTTCGGACTCCAGCCTGCACAGCAAGGCGATGATCTTTGATCGGGAAAAGTCCTTCATCGGCTCGTTCAATTTCGACCCGCGTTCGGTGCTTTGGAACACCGAAGTCGGCGTATTGGTCGACAGTCCCGAACTGGCTGAACATGTGCGCAACCTGGCGCTGCAAGGCATGGCGCCAGCGTTGAGTTATGAACCAAAATTGCAGGATGGGCAGTTGGTGTGGGTGACCGAGGACAACGGCCAATTGCACACCCTGAACCGCGAGCCGGGCAGTTGGTGGCGGCGCTTCAATGCATGGTTTGCCACGTCTGTGGGCCTGGAACGCATGCTTTAAGAACAACACCGATCAACTGTGGGAGCTGACTGCACGGTAAGGTCAGGCCGGTTGCGCTGCGCCGAACGCCCCCTGGCGCAGCAGCAACACCACCAGGCCCAACGCGCCGGCCGCCATCAGGAACGGCAACGCATGCCCGCTGATCCACTGGCTCCCTGCCCCCGCCACCAACGGCCCGATCAGGCAGCCAATCCCCCACAACTGCGCCACGTGGGCATTGGCGCGCACCAGCGCATCGTCGCGATAACGCTCGCCGATCAGAATCAACGACAGGGTGAACAACCCTCCAGCACTGGCGCCGAACACCACCCACACCGGCCAGATCAACAACGTGTGCAAGGTCAGCGGAATCGCCAGGCTCGACGCCAGCAGCAATACCGCACAACTGAGGAACAGCGTGCGTCGCGGCAGGTAGTCAGCCAGCGCACCGATGGGCAATTGCAGCAGCGCATCACCCACCACCACGGTGCTGACCATCGCCAAGGCGATCTCGGCAGTGAAGCCCTGTTGCAGGCAATACACCGGCAGCAGCGTCAGAATCATCGCCTCGAACGCGGCGAATAAGGCCACCGCCCAGGCAATCGCCGGCAGGCTCAGGCAGAAGCGCCACAGGTCGGCGAAGGTCACGCTGAACGACTCGGCAGTGGGTGCACCGGAGCGTCCCAGCAACAACACGGGCGCCACCACCAATAAGCCGACACCCACCCAGAAGCCGTAGTCATGGTCGGTGCCGATCAGGCCCAGCAGCAAGGGCCCGGACAGTTGGCTCAAGGCATAGCTACAGCCATACAACGCGACCAACCGGCC
Proteins encoded in this region:
- a CDS encoding PLP-dependent aminotransferase family protein, with the translated sequence MTLYVNLADLLGTRIEQGFYRPGDRLPSVRALSVEHGVSLSTVQQAYRLLEDNGLAMPKPKSGYFVPVGRELPALPEVGRPAQRPVDISQWDQVLELIRAVPRKDVIQMGRGMPDVLSPTLKPLLRSLARVSRRQDLPGLYYDNIMGCMELREQIARLSLDSGCQLNAEDIVVTTGCHEALSASIRAICEPGDIVAVDSPSFHGAMQTLKGLGMKALEIPTDPITGISLEALELALEQWPIKVIQLTPNCNNPLGYIMPEARKRALLTLAQRFDVAIIEDDVYGELAYSYPRPRTIKSFDEDGRVLLCSSFSKTLAPGLRIGWVAPGRYLERVLHMKYISTGSTATQPQIAIAEFLKNGHFEPHLRRMRTQYQRNRDLMLDWVSRYFPAGTRASRPQGSFMLWVELPDGFDTLKLNRILLEQGVQVAVGSIFSASGKYRNCLRMNYGAKPSPQIEEAVRKVGAAAIKLLNEEMH
- a CDS encoding FAD-binding oxidoreductase, which produces MTASARHTASYYAATSVPQPDYPVLTGEMTADVCVVGGGFSGLNTALELAERGFSVVLLEARKIAWGASGRNGGQLIRGVGHGLEQFTPVIGSDGVRQMKLMGLEAVEIVRERVERFQIPCDLTWGYCDLANKPRDLQGLAEDAEELRSLGYRHEVRLLQASQMSSVIGSDRYVGGMIDMGSGHLHPLNLALGEAAAAQRLGVQLFEQSAVTRIDYGPEINVHTTQGNVRAKTLVLACNAYLNGLNPQLSGKVLPAGSYIIATEPLSEAQAASLLPQNMAVCDQRVTVDYFRLSADRRLLFGGACHYSGRDPQDIGAYMRPKMLKVFPQLADVKIDYQWGGMIGIGANRLPQIGRLPDQPNVYYAQAYAGHGLNATHLAGKLLAEAISGQQQGRFDLFAQVPHITFPGGKHLRSPLLALGMLWHRLKELM
- a CDS encoding YkgJ family cysteine cluster protein, coding for MSCNNQKISALRRQIPSFECVPGCHDCCGPVTTSPEEMSRLPRKTAAEQDAAMDELNCVHLGPSGCTVYDERPLICRLFGTTKTLPCPNGRRPVELIHPRVEKQIHDYMASTRQVLV
- a CDS encoding DUF1127 domain-containing protein; the encoded protein is MSGMSDVRLALHSQELEAEQGRTLSAPANSRWSLFWHRSHTRKALLDMTAEQLRDIGLSAEQARQEGVKPFWRK
- a CDS encoding MFS transporter — encoded protein: MRWATYFAVLASVLSVGLALGVSMPLVSLRLEGWGYGSFAIGVMAAMPAFGVLLGAKLSSRLASWLGTANLMRLCLWGGALSIGLLAILPSYPVWLVLRLMIGVILTIVFILGESWINQLVVEQWRGRLVALYGCSYALSQLSGPLLLGLIGTDHDYGFWVGVGLLVVAPVLLLGRSGAPTAESFSVTFADLWRFCLSLPAIAWAVALFAAFEAMILTLLPVYCLQQGFTAEIALAMVSTVVVGDALLQLPIGALADYLPRRTLFLSCAVLLLASSLAIPLTLHTLLIWPVWVVFGASAGGLFTLSLILIGERYRDDALVRANAHVAQLWGIGCLIGPLVAGAGSQWISGHALPFLMAAGALGLVVLLLRQGAFGAAQPA
- a CDS encoding Lrp/AsnC ligand binding domain-containing protein, producing MRTNTQTKRELDKIDRNILRILQTDGRISFTELGEKVGLSTTPCTERVRRLEREGIIMGYNARLNPQHLKGSLLVFVEISLDYKSGDTFEEFRRAVLKLPHVLECHLVSGDFDYLVKARISEMASYRKLLGDILLKLPHVRESKSYIVMEEVKESLNLPIPD
- a CDS encoding phospholipase D family protein; its protein translation is MMQRLFPFFLLGALALGGCATVNAPRVPSDALPAAQSSFGRSIQAQAAPYQGRSGFRLLPNSSEAFMARAELIRNAQTSLDLQYYIVHDGISTRMLVDELLKAADRGVRVRILLDDTTSDGLDQIIATLAAHPKIEIRLFNPLHLGRSTGVTRAMGRLFNLSLQHRRMHNKLWLADNSAAIVGGRNLGDEYFDAEPNLNFTDIDMLSLGPVAEQLGHSFDQYWNSALSKPIDDFVSNTPSKGDLATARARLQDSLAESRQQHYALYNRLRTYQTQPRMDTWRRELIWAWNQALWDAPSKVLATAEPDPHLLLTTQLAPELAGVNHELIMISAYFVPGQPGLVYLTGRADAGVSVSLLTNALEATDVPAVHGGYAPYRKALLEHGVKLYELRRQPGDGSGSGPHLFRRGTFRGSDSSLHSKAMIFDREKSFIGSFNFDPRSVLWNTEVGVLVDSPELAEHVRNLALQGMAPALSYEPKLQDGQLVWVTEDNGQLHTLNREPGSWWRRFNAWFATSVGLERML